A stretch of the Bacillus sp. FJAT-18017 genome encodes the following:
- a CDS encoding deoxynucleoside kinase — protein MGEVPFITVEGPIGVGKTSLAKAIADHYQFALLKEIVDENPFLGKFYENIEEWSFQTEMFFLCNRFKQLGDINTHFLEKSEPVVADYHIIKNLIFAQRTLSNEEYKKYFKIYQILTEDMPKPNVVIYLNASLDTLLSRIEMRGREVEKNISPLYLEQLSLDYEDAMTAFEEQHPEIPVLRFNGDEMDFVKNEQDLDKILGDLSLSLEKSSWTNTL, from the coding sequence ATGGGGGAAGTACCCTTTATTACAGTTGAAGGGCCGATTGGAGTGGGGAAAACATCTCTTGCTAAAGCAATTGCCGACCATTATCAATTTGCTTTATTAAAGGAGATTGTTGACGAGAATCCTTTTTTGGGAAAATTCTACGAAAACATTGAAGAGTGGAGCTTTCAAACCGAAATGTTCTTCCTGTGCAACCGGTTTAAGCAACTAGGGGACATCAATACCCATTTCCTCGAAAAAAGTGAGCCTGTTGTTGCAGATTACCATATTATTAAAAACCTGATTTTTGCCCAAAGAACCTTGAGCAACGAAGAGTATAAAAAATACTTTAAAATTTATCAGATTCTAACTGAGGACATGCCAAAACCGAATGTAGTCATCTATCTGAATGCAAGTCTGGATACCCTGCTTTCACGGATTGAAATGCGGGGCCGCGAAGTTGAGAAAAACATCAGCCCCTTGTATCTTGAACAGCTGTCCCTTGATTATGAAGATGCTATGACTGCCTTTGAAGAGCAGCACCCTGAGATACCAGTACTTCGCTTTAATGGCGACGAAATGGATTTTGTTAAAAATGAACAGGATTTGGACAAGATTTTGGGTGATCTCTCATTATCATTGGAAAAAAGCAGCTGGACCAATACATTATAA
- a CDS encoding deoxynucleoside kinase — translation MSIVIGGMIGLGKTSVADLLNDYFQSKGIDSKVFYETVDDNPILPLYYELTPEELDAKRIPFLLQLFFLNKRFKTVKECVNWHEPIYTIQDRSIYEDWYFAYVNKKLGRISELEFKIYEDLVDNMMEELKELPKKAPELMVYLRGSFDTVIDRIMSRGRSFEINPELKEYYFEVWKDYDEWVINHYDASEVLIIDMDVTDVVNNPEDAVRVCKLVDNKLNEILFTKTHTG, via the coding sequence TTGAGTATCGTAATTGGCGGTATGATTGGCCTTGGTAAGACAAGTGTGGCAGATTTACTGAATGACTACTTTCAAAGCAAAGGAATCGACAGCAAGGTTTTCTATGAAACCGTTGATGATAATCCGATTCTGCCGCTTTATTATGAACTAACACCAGAAGAGCTTGATGCAAAAAGAATTCCATTTCTCTTACAGTTGTTCTTTCTGAATAAACGCTTTAAAACAGTAAAAGAATGTGTAAACTGGCATGAGCCGATTTATACGATTCAGGACAGGTCCATATACGAGGATTGGTATTTTGCTTATGTAAATAAAAAACTCGGACGGATCTCTGAACTTGAATTTAAGATTTATGAGGATCTTGTAGATAATATGATGGAAGAGTTAAAGGAGCTGCCTAAAAAAGCACCTGAGCTCATGGTATATTTAAGAGGGTCCTTTGATACGGTTATTGACCGAATCATGTCCCGGGGCAGAAGCTTTGAAATTAATCCGGAACTAAAGGAATATTATTTCGAAGTATGGAAGGATTACGATGAGTGGGTTATTAACCACTACGATGCAAGTGAAGTCCTTATCATTGATATGGATGTAACAGACGTCGTCAATAACCCGGAAGATGCAGTACGTGTCTGCAAGTTGGTTGACAATAAATTGAATGAAATCCTTTTTACTAAAACGCATACCGGCTGA
- the serS gene encoding serine--tRNA ligase codes for MLDIKVLRADFEGVKKKLEHRGEDLTDLGKFEDLDRKRRDLIVEAEQLKSKRNEVSQQVAVLKREKKDADQLIAEMREVGDRIKELDHELRGVEEELDQLMLSIPNLPHESVPVGDTEDENVEIRKWGDVRDFNFEAKPHWDIADGLQILDFERATKVAGSRFVFYKGLGARLERALMNFMLDLHVDEHGYLEVLPPYMVNRASMTGTGQLPKFEEDAFRIESEDYFLIPTAEVPVTNLHRDEILSGEQLPVRYAAFSACFRSEAGSAGRDTRGLIRQHQFNKVELVKFVKPEDSYDELEKLTADAEKVLQLLGLPYRVLSMCTGDLGFTAAKKYDIEVWIPSYGTYREISSCSNFEAFQARRANIRFRREPGAKPEHVHTLNGSGLAVGRTVAAILENYQQEDGSVVIPEVLRPYMGGRSEIR; via the coding sequence ATGCTTGATATCAAAGTATTACGGGCAGATTTTGAAGGAGTAAAGAAAAAGCTTGAACACCGGGGGGAGGATCTTACCGACCTGGGGAAGTTTGAAGACTTGGACAGGAAGAGAAGGGACCTGATAGTCGAAGCTGAACAGCTTAAGAGCAAGCGGAACGAGGTATCCCAGCAGGTTGCTGTATTAAAGCGAGAAAAAAAGGATGCAGACCAGCTGATTGCCGAGATGCGTGAAGTCGGTGACAGAATTAAGGAGCTTGATCATGAACTTCGCGGGGTTGAGGAGGAACTTGACCAGTTAATGTTGAGCATTCCCAATCTTCCTCATGAGAGTGTGCCGGTTGGCGATACCGAGGATGAGAATGTTGAAATCAGGAAGTGGGGGGATGTCCGTGATTTCAATTTTGAAGCAAAACCCCATTGGGATATAGCTGATGGCCTCCAAATCCTTGATTTTGAGCGTGCAACCAAAGTGGCTGGAAGCAGGTTTGTCTTTTATAAAGGACTTGGAGCCCGTTTAGAGCGAGCCTTAATGAATTTCATGCTTGACCTTCATGTGGATGAGCATGGCTATTTGGAAGTGCTGCCTCCTTATATGGTAAATAGAGCAAGCATGACTGGGACAGGACAGCTTCCGAAGTTTGAGGAGGATGCTTTCAGGATTGAGAGTGAAGACTACTTCCTTATCCCAACTGCGGAGGTCCCAGTAACGAATCTGCATAGGGATGAAATCCTAAGTGGAGAACAGCTGCCTGTCCGCTATGCAGCATTCAGTGCTTGTTTCCGTTCCGAGGCAGGATCTGCTGGTAGGGATACACGGGGGCTGATTAGGCAGCACCAATTCAATAAAGTAGAGTTAGTTAAATTTGTTAAGCCCGAAGACTCTTATGATGAGCTTGAGAAACTGACCGCTGATGCTGAAAAGGTTCTTCAATTATTAGGACTTCCATATCGTGTTCTTAGCATGTGTACCGGTGACCTTGGATTCACTGCTGCGAAAAAGTACGACATCGAAGTCTGGATTCCAAGCTATGGGACATATCGTGAAATTTCTTCTTGCAGTAACTTTGAAGCATTCCAGGCGCGCAGGGCTAATATTCGTTTCCGCCGCGAGCCAGGTGCAAAGCCTGAACATGTCCATACACTCAACGGTTCAGGTCTTGCGGTTGGCCGTACCGTCGCGGCAATCCTTGAAAATTACCAACAGGAAGATGGTTCAGTTGTTATCCCTGAAGTTTTAAGGCCATATATGGGCGGGCGAAGCGAAATAAGGTAA
- a CDS encoding serine hydrolase, with protein MLAGIVTVPVPAQAAEEGSLDIKAAAAILVDADSGKVLYEQNANSVLGIASMTKMMTEYLLLEAIKEGKVKWDQKQSVSNVVHAISHDRSLSNVPLRADGTYNIKELYEAMTIYSANGATIMIAEAIAGSESNFVKMMNDKAKELGLKDYKFVNSTGLNNRDYKGNHPAGTGAEDENVMSARSTAQLAYRLLKDYPEVLETTSIPRKTFREGTEDAIKMENWNWMLPELVYKYPGVDGLKTGTTDFAGYSFTGTAMRDGKRFITVVMDAKGANGKGDYKARFDETRKMFDYGFANYTKTEILPANFSLKGQKSLEITKGKEDSVKIQTKEPVSAMIKNGEQDNYKPVLVLDKKKLNKDGELTAPIKKGDVVGYMTVKAKDDAKESYLTENGQNSIRTPVVAAENVEKANWFVLMMRGIGGFFGDLWGSIVSGIKGLF; from the coding sequence ATGCTTGCAGGAATTGTCACAGTACCGGTACCGGCACAAGCTGCAGAAGAGGGCTCACTTGATATTAAGGCAGCGGCTGCAATTCTTGTAGATGCAGATTCGGGAAAAGTCTTATATGAACAAAATGCCAATAGTGTTCTCGGCATTGCGAGTATGACGAAAATGATGACAGAATATCTGCTTCTTGAAGCAATTAAGGAAGGAAAGGTGAAATGGGATCAGAAGCAATCGGTCAGCAACGTTGTTCATGCCATTTCCCATGATAGGAGTCTTTCCAATGTACCACTAAGGGCAGACGGGACATATAACATTAAGGAACTTTATGAGGCAATGACGATTTACTCTGCAAATGGCGCCACAATAATGATTGCAGAAGCCATTGCTGGCTCAGAATCCAATTTCGTTAAAATGATGAATGATAAGGCTAAGGAACTTGGTCTTAAAGATTATAAGTTTGTTAATTCAACCGGACTCAACAATCGTGATTACAAGGGTAATCATCCGGCTGGGACAGGCGCAGAAGATGAGAATGTTATGTCAGCCCGTTCAACTGCACAGCTTGCCTACCGTTTATTGAAGGACTATCCAGAAGTGCTGGAGACAACAAGTATCCCGAGAAAGACATTCAGGGAAGGCACTGAAGATGCAATCAAAATGGAAAACTGGAACTGGATGCTTCCAGAACTAGTGTATAAATATCCTGGCGTAGACGGTCTGAAAACTGGAACAACCGACTTTGCAGGATACAGCTTTACAGGAACAGCTATGAGAGACGGTAAACGTTTCATTACCGTGGTCATGGACGCAAAGGGAGCCAATGGCAAAGGTGATTATAAGGCTCGTTTCGATGAAACAAGGAAAATGTTTGATTACGGATTTGCCAATTACACAAAAACAGAAATCCTTCCTGCAAATTTCTCCTTAAAGGGACAAAAGTCCCTCGAAATTACAAAGGGGAAAGAGGATAGCGTAAAGATTCAGACTAAAGAACCTGTTTCTGCTATGATCAAAAATGGTGAACAAGATAATTACAAGCCAGTTCTTGTACTGGATAAAAAGAAGTTAAACAAGGATGGGGAATTGACTGCTCCAATTAAAAAGGGAGACGTTGTTGGCTACATGACTGTTAAGGCTAAAGATGATGCAAAAGAATCATACTTGACCGAAAACGGTCAGAACAGCATTCGGACTCCAGTCGTTGCAGCAGAGAACGTTGAGAAAGCCAATTGGTTTGTTCTAATGATGCGCGGAATTGGCGGCTTCTTTGGAGACCTATGGGGAAGCATCGTATCAGGTATCAAAGGGCTATTTTAA
- the guaB gene encoding IMP dehydrogenase encodes MWENKFVKEGLTFDDVLLIPAKSEVLPKEVSLQTELCANIKLNLPIISAGMDTVTEAEMAIAMARQGGLGIIHKNMTIEQQAEQVDKVKRSESGVISDPFFLTPEHQVYDAEHLMGKYRISGVPIVNNEEELKLVGILTNRDLRFIQDEDYSFKISDVMTKENLITAPVGTTLKEAEKILQQHKIEKLPLVDDNGILKGLITIKDIEKVIEFPNSSKDKSGRLLAGAAVGVTGDTMKRVEALVKSWVDVIVIDTAHGHSKGVLDTVREIRNAYPNLAIIAGNVATAEATRELIEAGADVVKVGIGPGSICTTRIVAGVGVPQITAIYDCATEARKHGKAIIADGGIKYSGDVVKALAAGGHAVMLGSLLAGVSESPGETEIFEGRRYKVYRGMGSEGAMEKGSKDRYFQEDAKKFVPEGIEGRLPYKGPVTDTIFQLAGGLRAGMGYCGAASLRDLRENSQFIRMTGAGLRESHPHDVQITKESPNYSK; translated from the coding sequence ATGTGGGAAAACAAGTTTGTTAAAGAAGGGTTAACATTTGATGATGTATTGCTAATACCTGCGAAGTCTGAAGTGCTGCCTAAGGAAGTCAGCCTCCAAACAGAATTATGTGCGAATATTAAACTAAATTTGCCAATAATATCTGCCGGGATGGATACTGTTACAGAAGCGGAAATGGCGATTGCTATGGCAAGACAGGGCGGTCTAGGTATTATCCATAAGAATATGACCATTGAGCAGCAGGCTGAACAGGTTGATAAAGTAAAGCGTTCTGAATCAGGCGTTATCTCCGATCCGTTCTTCCTTACTCCAGAGCATCAAGTCTATGATGCAGAGCATTTAATGGGTAAATACCGGATTTCAGGCGTTCCAATTGTAAACAATGAAGAAGAACTGAAGCTTGTAGGCATTTTAACAAACCGTGACCTTCGTTTTATTCAGGATGAGGATTATTCTTTTAAAATTTCTGATGTCATGACGAAAGAAAACTTGATTACTGCCCCAGTTGGAACAACGTTAAAGGAAGCAGAAAAGATTCTGCAGCAACATAAAATTGAAAAGCTGCCGCTTGTTGATGATAACGGAATTCTCAAAGGCTTAATTACAATCAAAGATATTGAAAAGGTAATTGAATTTCCGAATTCATCCAAGGATAAGAGTGGCAGGCTTTTGGCTGGCGCTGCGGTCGGTGTAACGGGCGATACAATGAAGCGGGTTGAAGCACTTGTAAAGTCCTGGGTTGATGTGATAGTGATTGACACAGCCCATGGCCATTCAAAAGGAGTCCTTGATACAGTACGCGAGATCCGTAACGCGTACCCTAACCTGGCAATTATTGCTGGAAATGTAGCTACTGCTGAAGCAACCCGTGAGCTAATAGAAGCAGGTGCTGATGTTGTGAAGGTTGGAATAGGACCCGGATCAATTTGTACAACGAGAATTGTAGCCGGGGTTGGTGTACCGCAAATTACAGCTATTTATGACTGCGCAACAGAAGCCCGTAAACATGGTAAGGCTATAATTGCTGATGGCGGCATTAAATATTCTGGAGACGTGGTTAAGGCGCTCGCCGCTGGTGGACATGCAGTCATGCTTGGAAGCCTGCTAGCAGGTGTCTCTGAAAGCCCAGGAGAAACAGAGATATTTGAGGGCCGACGCTATAAAGTTTACCGGGGAATGGGTTCTGAGGGAGCTATGGAAAAAGGGTCAAAGGACCGTTACTTCCAAGAGGATGCTAAAAAATTCGTACCGGAAGGCATTGAAGGCAGACTTCCTTACAAAGGACCGGTTACTGACACAATCTTTCAGCTTGCGGGCGGTTTACGCGCAGGAATGGGATATTGTGGCGCAGCAAGCTTGAGGGATCTTCGTGAAAACTCCCAGTTTATTCGCATGACTGGGGCCGGGCTTCGCGAGAGCCATCCCCACGATGTGCAAATTACCAAAGAGTCTCCAAACTATTCAAAATAA
- a CDS encoding YaaC family protein, which translates to MWRSYRGWDSFSFFLSADYAQSYLQERYEKLGCNSPDHRSFENSYSFIYYLEHGSIYYSQASQAPIVLQPILLFYGLVHLVKACILTVDPAYPETTAVLAHGVSTRKRKKQQYQFFEDEVKFQKNGLFPHLSDKLFHMKQIEGDKMSMEELLRLIPEMDSLFWPLEGQANFFSFHEQDGYYFVPEKTLDIYHMAEGRFNEFFTAQAGIQLGAMKEGFARLESPPSPYSLNQPTLLKYHFLDKRFVMPYKKGQHSLIPELMAHYLLLYNLSMIARYETEWWGEAVKMMPNRDFPFIKSFLEITRKKSPFLIYCYLTKGLKGRGDI; encoded by the coding sequence GTGTGGCGCAGCTATAGAGGTTGGGATAGCTTTTCATTTTTTCTTTCCGCGGACTATGCCCAATCCTACTTGCAAGAACGCTATGAAAAGCTAGGGTGTAACTCCCCTGACCATAGAAGTTTCGAAAATAGCTACTCATTTATCTATTATCTTGAGCATGGGAGCATTTACTATTCACAGGCCTCCCAGGCACCTATTGTATTGCAGCCTATACTGCTTTTTTATGGGCTCGTTCACTTGGTAAAAGCATGTATTCTAACTGTAGATCCAGCTTATCCTGAAACAACCGCTGTCCTTGCCCACGGTGTTTCAACCCGCAAACGAAAAAAACAACAATATCAGTTTTTTGAGGACGAAGTGAAATTTCAAAAAAACGGCCTTTTCCCGCACTTATCCGACAAATTGTTCCACATGAAACAGATTGAGGGAGACAAAATGTCAATGGAAGAATTGCTTCGTCTCATTCCAGAAATGGACAGCCTTTTTTGGCCACTCGAAGGACAGGCTAACTTCTTTTCCTTTCATGAACAGGATGGCTATTATTTTGTCCCTGAAAAGACATTGGATATATACCATATGGCAGAGGGCAGATTTAACGAATTTTTCACTGCACAAGCCGGGATTCAGTTAGGAGCGATGAAGGAAGGTTTTGCAAGGCTTGAGTCACCTCCTTCTCCCTATTCACTTAACCAGCCTACCTTATTGAAATATCATTTTCTTGATAAAAGATTTGTCATGCCTTATAAGAAGGGCCAACATTCCCTAATTCCAGAACTGATGGCCCATTACCTGCTTTTATACAATTTAAGTATGATTGCCCGTTATGAGACAGAGTGGTGGGGAGAGGCTGTCAAAATGATGCCAAATCGGGACTTTCCGTTCATAAAATCCTTTTTGGAAATCACCCGCAAAAAAAGCCCCTTCCTGATTTATTGTTATTTAACAAAAGGCCTAAAGGGCAGGGGTGACATTTAG
- the purD gene encoding phosphoribosylamine--glycine ligase, whose amino-acid sequence MDVLVIGRGGREHAICQKLSESSLVENVFVAPGNAGMTDVAILVPIEETDTEKLTSFAREKGIGLTVIGPEIPLFSGLADRFREAGLPVFGPGSRAALIEGSKAYAKSLMKNYHIPTADYQVFHSFKEAKAYIEEKGAPIVIKADGLAAGKGVTVALTQEEAIMAIEEMLIGQKFGEASSSVVIEEFLEGEEISLMAFVNGEVVVPLEIAQDHKRAYDGDQGPNTGGMGAYSPVPHIPQSAIETSIETILIPAARALVKERRSFCGILYAGLILTKQGPKVIEFNARFGDPETQVVLPRLKTDFAEAILQVLDGKAPELTWDQSFSIGVVAAAKGYPEKAEKGAIIEGLDAVSPEITIFHAGTKKDELGRFYVDGGRVYLACTKAPTLAEAQQKVYKDIQKINSPGIFYRRDIGARALNVTPAL is encoded by the coding sequence ATGGATGTTTTAGTAATCGGAAGGGGTGGCCGAGAGCATGCCATCTGCCAAAAACTTAGTGAAAGTTCTTTAGTGGAAAATGTATTTGTGGCACCAGGGAATGCCGGAATGACCGATGTAGCTATCCTGGTCCCCATTGAGGAAACTGATACTGAAAAATTGACGTCCTTTGCCAGGGAAAAAGGCATTGGTCTTACGGTTATAGGTCCAGAGATTCCTCTATTTTCAGGTCTTGCAGACAGATTTCGGGAGGCTGGATTGCCTGTTTTTGGGCCAGGAAGCAGGGCGGCTCTGATTGAAGGGAGCAAAGCCTATGCAAAGTCATTAATGAAAAATTATCATATCCCGACTGCAGACTATCAAGTCTTTCATTCCTTTAAAGAAGCTAAAGCCTACATTGAAGAAAAGGGGGCACCGATTGTCATAAAAGCCGATGGCCTTGCTGCCGGCAAAGGCGTTACGGTTGCCCTTACGCAAGAAGAGGCAATAATGGCTATTGAAGAAATGCTTATTGGACAGAAGTTTGGGGAAGCATCCTCTTCTGTTGTTATTGAAGAATTCCTTGAAGGCGAAGAAATTTCATTAATGGCTTTTGTTAACGGTGAGGTAGTCGTTCCGCTCGAAATTGCCCAGGATCATAAAAGAGCATACGATGGCGATCAGGGTCCAAATACAGGCGGAATGGGAGCTTATTCTCCTGTTCCGCACATTCCTCAAAGTGCAATCGAAACTTCAATCGAAACAATCCTGATTCCTGCAGCAAGGGCACTTGTAAAGGAAAGAAGAAGCTTCTGTGGGATTTTGTATGCCGGGCTTATTTTAACAAAACAGGGACCTAAAGTAATTGAATTCAATGCTAGGTTTGGCGATCCTGAAACACAGGTCGTCCTGCCGCGCTTAAAGACAGATTTTGCTGAGGCAATCCTTCAGGTCCTCGATGGCAAAGCTCCTGAATTAACCTGGGATCAATCCTTTTCAATTGGTGTAGTCGCTGCTGCAAAAGGCTATCCCGAGAAGGCGGAAAAGGGAGCAATTATCGAAGGACTCGATGCAGTTTCCCCTGAAATAACTATTTTTCATGCAGGGACAAAAAAGGATGAGTTAGGCCGGTTTTATGTAGATGGTGGCCGTGTTTATCTTGCCTGCACCAAAGCACCAACCCTGGCAGAAGCCCAACAAAAGGTCTATAAGGATATACAGAAAATCAATTCCCCTGGAATATTTTATCGAAGAGACATCGGGGCAAGAGCACTAAATGTCACCCCTGCCCTTTAG
- the purH gene encoding bifunctional phosphoribosylaminoimidazolecarboxamide formyltransferase/IMP cyclohydrolase, giving the protein MAKKRALISVSNKRGITDFARGLAGLGYEIVSTGGTKKAIKEAGIPVIGVSDVTEFPEILEGRVKTLNPKIHGGLLAKMDEPSHCEQLQEHGIEPIKIVCVNLYPFKETISKSDATVEDAIENIDIGGPSMLRAAAKNHQYVTVVTDPEDYKVVLGELKDYGKTTKETRRRLAAKVFRHTAAYDALIASYLTELAGEEQPESLTVTYELKNPLRYGENPHQKAAFYKSPLGSGFSIASAEQLHGKELSYNNINDANAALQIVKEFPEPAAVAVKHMNPCGVGTGETVLAAYEKAYEADPVSIFGGIVAFNREVEKETAERLHEIFLEIIIAPSFSEEALEILQKKKNLRLLKIQDGVGKKAERSLVSIEGGLLVQDQDAFTLEDAAITVPTERQPTEEEWKALKLGWKVVKHVKSNAIVVTNDAQTLGIGAGQMNRVGSARIALEQAGVKADGAAMASDAFFPMDDTVEAAAQAGITAIIQPGGSIRDEDSIKKADQYGIAMVFTGVRHFKH; this is encoded by the coding sequence ATGGCAAAAAAACGGGCACTGATTAGTGTATCTAATAAAAGAGGAATAACAGATTTCGCCAGGGGGCTGGCTGGGCTCGGCTACGAAATTGTCTCAACAGGCGGAACAAAAAAGGCTATTAAGGAGGCCGGCATCCCTGTCATTGGCGTCAGCGATGTAACTGAATTTCCGGAAATTCTTGAAGGCCGTGTAAAAACGCTCAATCCGAAAATCCATGGCGGACTTTTGGCAAAGATGGATGAGCCAAGTCACTGCGAACAACTTCAAGAACATGGGATCGAACCAATCAAAATCGTATGTGTAAATTTATATCCGTTTAAGGAGACCATTTCAAAGTCTGATGCCACTGTTGAGGATGCAATTGAAAATATTGATATCGGAGGCCCATCAATGCTTAGGGCAGCCGCGAAAAATCATCAGTATGTGACCGTTGTAACGGACCCGGAAGATTACAAAGTTGTACTCGGCGAGCTTAAGGACTATGGAAAGACCACAAAGGAAACTAGGCGCAGGCTTGCAGCAAAGGTATTTCGCCATACAGCTGCATACGATGCTCTAATTGCCTCCTACTTGACAGAGTTGGCTGGAGAGGAACAGCCTGAAAGTCTGACAGTTACATATGAATTGAAAAACCCGCTTCGCTATGGTGAGAATCCTCACCAAAAGGCAGCTTTTTATAAGAGCCCGCTTGGTTCAGGCTTTTCAATTGCAAGCGCGGAGCAGTTGCATGGGAAGGAACTATCCTATAACAATATTAACGATGCAAATGCTGCACTTCAGATTGTAAAGGAGTTTCCCGAGCCTGCTGCTGTTGCTGTTAAGCATATGAATCCTTGTGGTGTTGGTACTGGTGAAACAGTCCTAGCCGCTTATGAAAAAGCATATGAAGCGGATCCTGTCTCTATTTTTGGTGGTATTGTGGCTTTCAATAGAGAAGTGGAAAAGGAAACAGCAGAAAGGCTTCATGAAATCTTCCTCGAAATCATTATTGCGCCTTCCTTCTCGGAGGAAGCACTTGAGATATTGCAGAAAAAGAAAAATCTACGTCTACTCAAAATACAGGATGGTGTTGGGAAAAAGGCCGAAAGGAGTCTTGTCTCGATCGAAGGCGGCCTGCTCGTTCAGGATCAGGATGCATTCACTTTAGAAGACGCCGCTATTACAGTTCCGACGGAGCGCCAGCCGACGGAGGAAGAATGGAAGGCTTTGAAGCTGGGCTGGAAAGTTGTCAAACACGTAAAGTCGAATGCAATTGTGGTTACAAATGATGCACAAACCCTCGGTATTGGCGCCGGGCAAATGAATCGGGTTGGATCTGCAAGGATAGCACTCGAACAAGCTGGAGTTAAAGCGGACGGGGCTGCAATGGCGTCTGATGCATTCTTCCCTATGGATGATACTGTGGAAGCAGCTGCCCAGGCAGGGATAACAGCAATCATCCAGCCAGGAGGATCAATCCGGGATGAAGATTCTATTAAAAAGGCGGACCAATATGGAATTGCAATGGTCTTCACAGGGGTGCGCCACTTCAAACACTAA
- the purN gene encoding phosphoribosylglycinamide formyltransferase, protein MINIAVFASGNGSNFQAILEASHSSLLNAKVTLLVCDRPGAFVIERARQAGVETFVFSPREFSSKKEYEAILAKKLADSQIEWIALAGYMRLIGPVLLSSYEGRIINIHPSLLPQYQGKDAVGQALADGASKTGVTVHFVDEGMDTGPIIEQIEVPIVAGETPESLQAKIQKVEHRLYPMVLQILVTTQGGRHYGKKTGTD, encoded by the coding sequence ATGATTAATATTGCGGTGTTTGCCTCGGGGAATGGCAGCAACTTTCAGGCTATTCTCGAAGCTTCCCATAGCAGCCTTTTAAATGCAAAAGTCACATTACTCGTTTGTGACCGGCCAGGAGCATTTGTAATTGAACGCGCAAGGCAAGCGGGAGTCGAAACGTTTGTTTTTTCACCGAGAGAGTTTTCTAGTAAAAAAGAGTACGAGGCGATTCTTGCAAAAAAACTGGCAGATTCACAAATTGAATGGATCGCCCTCGCAGGCTATATGAGGTTAATTGGTCCTGTTCTTCTTTCTTCGTATGAAGGCCGGATTATCAATATTCATCCTTCCCTGCTTCCACAATACCAGGGAAAGGATGCGGTAGGCCAGGCATTGGCCGACGGGGCAAGCAAAACGGGTGTCACAGTCCATTTCGTTGATGAAGGAATGGATACCGGACCTATAATCGAACAAATTGAGGTCCCGATAGTGGCAGGTGAAACACCCGAAAGCCTGCAGGCCAAAATACAAAAAGTTGAGCACAGGCTTTATCCAATGGTACTCCAAATATTAGTTACTACCCAGGGAGGACGGCATTATGGCAAAAAAACGGGCACTGATTAG